One Fusobacterium sp. IOR10 DNA segment encodes these proteins:
- a CDS encoding PTS glucose transporter subunit IIA: MGFLNMFKGKKKHNIIEIFSPLNGKVITLEEVPDEAFSQKMIGDGCAIDPTEGAIYSPIDAQIDIFDTNHAISFETKDELEMIVHFGIDTVKLNSEGLKRVSTSDKVSVGDKLIEYDLDFIKKNAKSTKTPIIITSMDIVENIEVVAKGNVKVGDLLMKITLK, translated from the coding sequence ATGGGATTTTTAAATATGTTCAAAGGGAAAAAGAAACACAATATAATTGAAATTTTTTCACCACTTAATGGAAAGGTTATAACTTTAGAAGAAGTACCAGATGAAGCCTTTTCTCAAAAAATGATTGGTGATGGTTGCGCAATAGATCCAACAGAGGGAGCTATTTATTCACCAATTGACGCACAAATAGATATTTTCGATACTAATCATGCAATTAGTTTTGAAACTAAAGATGAATTGGAAATGATAGTTCACTTTGGTATTGATACTGTTAAACTAAATAGTGAAGGTTTAAAAAGAGTTAGTACTTCTGATAAAGTTTCTGTGGGAGATAAATTAATAGAATACGATTTAGATTTTATTAAAAAAAATGCAAAGTCAACAAAAACCCCAATAATAATTACAAGTATGGATATAGTTGAAAATATTGAAGTAGTTGCAAAGGGAAATGTTAAAGTTGGAGACCTTTTAATGAAAATAACTTTAAAGTAA
- a CDS encoding acylphosphatase — translation MKTYKYIVRGRVQGVGYRFYVGLRLKKLGARGYVKNLSNKDVEIILQIEGENLLTAEKYIKNGSPIGKVHEIKKSILQMEEYPSFNLKY, via the coding sequence ATGAAAACTTATAAATATATAGTAAGGGGAAGAGTTCAAGGGGTAGGATATAGATTCTATGTTGGATTGAGATTGAAAAAACTAGGAGCAAGGGGATATGTTAAAAACCTAAGTAATAAAGATGTTGAAATTATTCTTCAAATAGAAGGAGAAAATCTTCTCACTGCTGAAAAATATATAAAGAATGGTTCTCCCATTGGGAAAGTTCACGAAATAAAAAAGAGCATTCTTCAAATGGAAGAATACCCTAGTTTTAATTTAAAATATTAG
- the gshAB gene encoding bifunctional glutamate--cysteine ligase GshA/glutathione synthetase GshB, protein MNKINFKEIIKENNLSNFFNQGNFGIEKENLRTDLTGNLALTDFPKVFGNKINNPYITVDFSESQIEMITPAFKNIEKTYDFLKNLNDIVSTNLTNEYLWPQSIPCIIPEEEKIPIARFQGEEGKKSEEYRNQLAKKYGKKIQLISGIHYNFSFSKDFINLLHEKSKSDLSLKDFKDELYLKTTRNFFKYGWLIIYLLGSSSTVHKSYRKTCMENMEKLNQNSFYFDGTLSFRNGRCGYKNKDKFFISHDSVENYVNDIKGLIDGKILDGAREYYSPIRLKSKDPKNILDSLLKDGIEYLEIRTVDINPFSQVGVNLEDLKFIHLLVKYFAIKEEDHEFNENDYNRFLKNQELIANEDRNPNLEITCCKDNPIKITDYALEIIEDLKANLQEISLFSEDDQEILNFQENKIKNPENLYVNKLLKEVEKNGYIEFHLKKAKEYLVQSENKSFALKGYENLELSSQILLKEAIKRGITFEILDEGENFIYFNKNSHEEYVKQATKTSLDSYITMLIMENKVVTKKVLEKNGISVPRGLDYSDKETSINDFYKYDGRAIVVKPKSTNFGLGISIFKDKYDFEDYKKAIDLAFKEDSSILIEEFISGKEYRFFVIGDEVAGILHRVPANVKGNGKSNIYELVEEKNKNPLRGKGYKTPLEKIKLGEAEELFLKNQNKTFDYIPKKEEIVYLRENSNISTGGDSIDYTDDIFDSYKEIAVAAAKSANATICGVDMMIKDLKNPVPQGNYSIIEINFNPAIHIHCYPYIGKNRHLGEKILDVLGY, encoded by the coding sequence ATGAACAAAATAAATTTTAAAGAAATTATTAAGGAAAATAATTTATCTAATTTTTTTAACCAAGGAAACTTTGGTATAGAAAAGGAAAATTTAAGAACTGATTTAACAGGGAATTTAGCCTTAACTGATTTTCCAAAAGTATTTGGAAATAAAATTAATAATCCCTATATAACAGTTGATTTTTCAGAAAGTCAAATAGAAATGATAACACCTGCTTTTAAAAACATAGAGAAAACATATGATTTTCTAAAAAATTTAAATGATATTGTTTCAACTAATTTAACTAATGAATACCTTTGGCCTCAAAGTATACCTTGTATTATTCCAGAGGAAGAAAAGATTCCAATTGCTAGATTTCAAGGGGAAGAGGGGAAAAAATCTGAAGAATATAGGAATCAACTGGCTAAAAAATATGGAAAGAAAATTCAATTAATATCAGGAATACATTATAATTTTTCATTTTCAAAGGATTTTATAAATCTTTTGCATGAAAAATCCAAAAGTGACCTATCTTTAAAGGATTTTAAAGATGAGCTTTATCTTAAAACAACTAGAAATTTCTTTAAATATGGTTGGCTTATTATTTATCTTTTAGGTTCTAGTTCAACAGTGCACAAGTCATATAGAAAAACTTGTATGGAAAATATGGAAAAATTAAATCAAAATTCCTTTTATTTTGATGGAACTCTTTCATTTAGAAATGGTAGATGTGGTTATAAAAACAAAGATAAATTTTTCATTTCCCATGATTCTGTTGAAAATTATGTAAATGATATTAAAGGATTAATAGATGGAAAAATTCTTGATGGGGCTAGGGAATATTATAGTCCAATAAGATTGAAATCAAAGGATCCTAAGAATATTCTTGATTCTCTTTTAAAGGATGGAATAGAATATTTAGAAATAAGAACTGTTGATATAAATCCATTTTCGCAAGTTGGGGTTAATTTAGAAGATTTAAAATTTATTCATTTACTTGTAAAATATTTTGCCATTAAAGAAGAGGATCATGAATTTAATGAAAATGATTATAATAGATTTTTAAAAAATCAAGAATTAATAGCAAATGAAGATAGAAATCCCAACTTAGAAATTACTTGTTGTAAGGATAATCCTATAAAAATAACAGATTATGCTCTTGAAATAATAGAAGATTTAAAGGCTAATTTACAAGAAATCTCTTTGTTTTCAGAGGATGATCAGGAAATTTTAAACTTCCAAGAAAATAAAATTAAAAATCCAGAAAATCTTTATGTTAATAAACTTTTAAAGGAAGTTGAAAAAAATGGATACATAGAATTTCATTTGAAAAAGGCTAAGGAATATTTAGTTCAAAGTGAAAATAAAAGTTTTGCACTAAAGGGATATGAAAATTTAGAACTTTCCAGTCAAATTTTATTAAAGGAAGCTATTAAAAGGGGAATTACCTTTGAAATTTTAGATGAAGGAGAAAATTTCATATATTTCAATAAAAATTCCCACGAAGAATATGTTAAGCAAGCTACAAAAACTTCTTTAGATTCATATATTACAATGCTTATTATGGAAAATAAAGTTGTTACTAAAAAAGTTTTGGAAAAAAATGGAATCTCTGTTCCAAGGGGTCTTGATTATTCTGATAAAGAAACTTCTATAAATGATTTTTATAAATATGACGGGCGTGCAATTGTTGTAAAACCTAAATCTACAAATTTTGGTTTAGGTATTAGTATTTTTAAGGATAAATATGATTTTGAAGATTATAAGAAAGCCATTGATTTAGCATTTAAAGAGGATTCTTCAATTTTAATTGAAGAATTTATTTCAGGAAAAGAATATAGATTCTTTGTAATTGGAGATGAAGTTGCTGGAATTTTACATAGGGTTCCTGCAAATGTTAAGGGAAATGGTAAGTCAAATATCTATGAATTAGTTGAAGAAAAAAATAAAAATCCTTTAAGAGGGAAAGGTTATAAAACTCCCCTTGAAAAAATTAAATTAGGGGAAGCTGAAGAACTATTTTTAAAAAATCAAAATAAAACATTTGATTATATCCCTAAAAAAGAAGAAATTGTGTACTTAAGAGAAAATTCAAACATTAGTACTGGAGGAGACAGTATTGATTATACAGATGATATTTTTGATTCATATAAAGAAATAGCTGTAGCTGCTGCAAAATCTGCAAATGCAACTATTTGTGGTGTTGATATGATGATTAAGGATTTAAAAAATCCAGTTCCACAAGGAAACTACAGTATTATAGAAATTAATTTTAATCCAGCGATCCACATACATTGCTATCCATATATAGGTAAAAACAGACATTTAGGTGAAAAAATATTAGATGTTCTAGGTTATTAA
- a CDS encoding MATE family efflux transporter: MIKGKNLTDGNILKILISLALPIIGTSFLQMTYGLVDMMWIGKLGSSAVASIGTASFYIGMGYAINSIIVMGGGIKAAHCIGSQNKKDLHEYINSAFTVNIVISIIYFILLYLLRVPLIGYFNLTDVQIEMDAIAYLVIAGFGLVFLFENMLFMRILNSFGETKLPFKISAIGLLLNILLDPIFIFLLDYKVTGAAIATLLSQCFTTILYIIVSRKYFVLSSLFKVYLDKIKNIFKLGLPGGIQRIIFTGISIVLGKIVSNFGSDAIAAQRIGLQIESISYLTAGGLYGAMSAFVGQNFGAKQLLRIKEGFKIARSLAIAFGLFTSILFVFFPENLMMLFINDPKTIEIGRDYLTILGYTQIFMCIEIISSASFHGIGSPNIPSSVSIIFTGARIPVAYYLSSIYGIKGVWMAISFSMLAKGLITPTAFTFKLKSLIKQNGGIYEQNKF; this comes from the coding sequence GTGATTAAAGGTAAAAATTTAACAGATGGAAATATTTTAAAGATTCTTATTTCTTTGGCTTTACCAATTATAGGAACTTCATTTTTACAGATGACATATGGTCTTGTGGATATGATGTGGATTGGTAAACTTGGAAGCAGCGCTGTAGCCTCAATAGGAACAGCTTCCTTTTACATAGGTATGGGTTATGCTATAAACTCTATTATTGTCATGGGGGGAGGTATTAAAGCAGCCCATTGTATTGGTTCACAAAATAAAAAGGATTTACATGAATATATTAATTCAGCTTTTACTGTTAATATAGTAATTTCCATTATATACTTTATTTTATTATATTTATTAAGAGTTCCTCTAATTGGATATTTTAATTTAACTGATGTACAAATTGAAATGGATGCCATTGCATATTTAGTTATAGCAGGATTTGGATTAGTTTTCTTATTTGAGAACATGCTTTTTATGAGAATATTAAATAGTTTTGGGGAAACTAAACTTCCCTTTAAAATAAGCGCCATTGGACTTTTATTAAATATACTTTTAGATCCAATTTTTATATTTCTTTTGGATTACAAGGTAACAGGTGCAGCAATAGCAACTTTATTATCCCAATGTTTTACAACTATACTATATATAATTGTTTCAAGAAAATATTTTGTACTATCTTCTCTTTTTAAAGTTTATTTGGATAAAATAAAAAATATTTTTAAATTAGGTCTTCCTGGAGGAATTCAGAGAATTATATTTACAGGTATCAGTATTGTACTTGGAAAAATAGTTTCTAATTTTGGTTCTGATGCTATTGCAGCACAGAGAATAGGATTACAAATAGAATCCATTTCCTACCTTACAGCAGGAGGATTATACGGAGCAATGTCTGCCTTTGTTGGACAAAATTTTGGTGCTAAGCAATTACTTAGAATAAAGGAAGGATTTAAAATAGCTAGATCCCTAGCTATTGCCTTTGGATTATTTACATCTATTTTATTTGTGTTTTTCCCTGAAAATTTAATGATGTTATTTATAAATGATCCTAAAACAATAGAAATAGGAAGAGATTATTTGACTATATTAGGTTACACTCAAATATTTATGTGTATTGAAATAATTTCAAGCGCTTCTTTCCACGGAATAGGGTCTCCTAATATACCATCCTCTGTAAGTATTATTTTTACAGGAGCAAGAATTCCAGTTGCATATTATTTGTCATCTATATATGGAATTAAAGGGGTTTGGATGGCTATTAGTTTTTCAATGTTAGCAAAGGGGTTAATTACACCTACAGCTTTTACTTTTAAATTAAAAAGTTTAATAAAACAAAATGGAGGAATTTATGAACAAAATAAATTTTAA
- a CDS encoding MATE family efflux transporter, with protein MNNLTEDSIFKLIKNIAIPASTGLVFNTFYNVVDTYFAGKILGTEALAGITIGFPIYFIIIAISTGIGNGTTALTSISLGENDIDNYHSLALNSMFIGIISSLILVFSMKTFIPFLFKFSGASGLELEYGVKYMNVIFLGSVFFILNSILNALLTSYGDTKSYRNFLIIGFFLNIILDPLFIMGWFGFPKFGIMGVALATIFVQITGTFYLANRLYKNHVFKIHIFKRCNLRIKTMLELLEQGIPSTLTTATTALGVFVINYFILKIAPGPVTIAAFGSAMRVEQLILLPTMGLNIAGITIVGQNFGGKIFSRVIEVKNKILLIGVGFIIVGGIIIYPFISSLIGVFASDINVVTAGTNYLKIEIFALPTYIILGLYLSVLQGIKKPNWSVFIGLFRQIIMPFILFNVFTNIFDLGITGIWIGIVIVNWLAVILTYFYSEYTLKKILLGEKK; from the coding sequence ATGAATAATTTAACTGAGGATTCAATTTTTAAATTAATTAAAAATATAGCTATACCTGCAAGTACAGGTTTAGTTTTTAATACTTTTTATAATGTTGTTGATACTTATTTTGCAGGAAAAATTCTAGGAACAGAGGCCCTAGCAGGTATTACAATAGGTTTTCCAATTTACTTTATAATAATTGCAATAAGTACAGGAATAGGAAATGGTACCACTGCTTTAACCTCTATTTCCCTTGGGGAAAATGACATAGATAATTATCATTCCCTAGCTTTAAATTCAATGTTCATAGGTATCATATCAAGTTTAATTTTGGTTTTTTCCATGAAAACTTTTATTCCTTTTTTATTTAAATTTTCAGGTGCTAGTGGACTTGAATTGGAATATGGTGTAAAATACATGAATGTGATATTTCTAGGTTCTGTATTTTTTATACTTAATTCAATATTAAATGCCCTACTAACTTCCTATGGAGATACTAAATCCTATAGAAATTTTTTAATTATAGGGTTCTTTTTAAATATAATACTTGATCCATTGTTTATAATGGGTTGGTTTGGTTTTCCTAAGTTTGGAATAATGGGAGTTGCCCTTGCGACTATTTTTGTTCAAATCACTGGAACTTTTTATTTAGCCAATAGATTATATAAAAATCATGTTTTTAAAATTCATATATTTAAAAGATGTAATTTAAGAATTAAAACTATGCTAGAATTATTAGAACAAGGAATTCCCTCTACTTTAACTACAGCAACCACTGCCCTTGGAGTTTTTGTAATTAATTATTTTATATTAAAAATTGCTCCTGGTCCAGTTACTATAGCTGCCTTTGGTTCTGCTATGAGGGTTGAACAGTTGATTTTACTACCAACAATGGGATTGAATATTGCAGGAATTACAATTGTTGGACAAAATTTTGGAGGAAAAATATTTTCTAGGGTTATTGAAGTTAAAAATAAAATTCTTTTAATTGGAGTGGGATTTATCATTGTAGGAGGAATAATTATATATCCTTTTATATCTTCATTAATTGGAGTATTTGCCTCAGATATTAATGTTGTAACAGCTGGGACAAATTATTTAAAAATAGAAATTTTTGCCCTACCTACATATATAATTTTGGGATTGTATTTAAGCGTTTTACAAGGAATCAAAAAACCTAATTGGTCTGTTTTTATAGGATTATTTAGACAAATTATCATGCCTTTTATTTTATTCAATGTCTTTACAAATATATTTGATTTGGGAATCACAGGTATTTGGATTGGAATTGTTATTGTTAATTGGCTAGCAGTTATATTAACTTATTTTTATAGTGAATATACTTTAAAAAAAATATTATTAGGAGAGAAAAAGTGA
- a CDS encoding TSUP family transporter, with amino-acid sequence METIFFDFSIGKFLFLSVACFIGAFIDAIAGGGGIITVPAYILSGMPIHFALGTNKFTSVFLGLGSSLKYFYSGKVNFSIIKYTSVAAFFSSLLGVYTVSKIDDKFLEPLVMILLILLTVYVIFNKRLGFENTFKYLDMKTNIIGLIATFIISFYIGFFGPGGGSFLLFAYVKIYGFDFISASANVKATTFFAAIAAVLGFIILGKIIYIYAIPLSFVMFIGGQLGAKFAIKNGASVVRPVFISISILTVGKMIFDKFI; translated from the coding sequence ATGGAAACAATTTTCTTTGATTTTTCAATTGGTAAATTTTTATTTTTAAGTGTAGCTTGTTTCATTGGAGCCTTTATAGATGCCATAGCTGGGGGAGGGGGAATAATAACTGTTCCTGCCTATATACTTTCAGGTATGCCAATACATTTTGCTCTGGGAACTAATAAGTTTACTTCTGTTTTTTTAGGTTTAGGAAGTTCCCTTAAATATTTTTATTCTGGAAAAGTTAATTTTTCAATTATAAAATATACATCAGTTGCTGCTTTTTTTTCCTCTCTTCTTGGAGTTTATACAGTTAGTAAAATAGACGACAAGTTTTTAGAACCACTAGTTATGATTCTTTTAATCCTTCTTACTGTTTATGTAATTTTCAATAAAAGGCTTGGATTTGAAAATACATTTAAATATTTGGATATGAAAACTAATATTATTGGATTAATTGCAACCTTTATAATTAGTTTTTACATTGGATTTTTTGGACCTGGAGGAGGATCATTTTTATTATTTGCATATGTAAAAATCTATGGTTTTGATTTTATAAGTGCATCTGCAAATGTTAAAGCTACAACTTTCTTTGCTGCTATTGCAGCAGTTCTTGGATTTATAATTTTAGGAAAGATTATATATATTTATGCTATTCCCTTAAGCTTTGTAATGTTTATAGGAGGGCAACTGGGAGCTAAGTTTGCTATAAAAAATGGTGCCTCTGTAGTTAGACCTGTATTTATAAGTATTTCAATTTTAACTGTTGGGAAAATGATATTTGATAAATTCATATAA
- a CDS encoding DUF523 domain-containing protein — MDLKLEEKINIGISACQIGAKVRYNVKGYDMLGYLDREKSDYIWHPVCPEVMAGLGVPRYPIRIIGGNGFDVLNGIAEIKNRRGKRLTKELLSGSKACLETLKAGNVEVFIYMEGSPSCGVYRTTLKNKRLGHPPGLFGAMLLNEEIFLIPSSDLQSPVKWWDSRRRLQAFVWLKRQDIKEAKDIYEAWHFLKFLCQELDNEWARNFGRKIGDLTNYDLQEIKKEILFCLRKPSSLERIMGSLKKNYSFLRKKFDLSLDADFDDVRGMTRIAEKMLLLERLLKKEEYLFGTAPIDYKPPR; from the coding sequence ATGGATTTAAAGTTAGAAGAAAAAATAAATATTGGTATTTCTGCTTGTCAAATAGGGGCAAAGGTTAGATATAATGTTAAAGGATACGATATGCTCGGATATTTAGATAGGGAAAAATCAGATTATATTTGGCATCCTGTATGTCCTGAGGTTATGGCTGGACTTGGGGTTCCAAGATATCCAATAAGAATAATTGGAGGAAATGGTTTTGATGTTCTAAATGGAATAGCAGAAATTAAAAATAGAAGAGGGAAACGTTTAACAAAAGAGCTTTTAAGTGGCTCAAAAGCCTGTTTAGAAACTTTAAAGGCTGGAAATGTAGAAGTGTTTATATATATGGAAGGTAGTCCAAGCTGTGGAGTATACAGAACAACATTGAAAAATAAAAGATTAGGACATCCCCCTGGATTATTTGGAGCTATGCTATTAAATGAAGAAATATTCTTAATTCCATCATCAGATCTTCAAAGTCCAGTAAAATGGTGGGATTCTAGAAGAAGACTTCAAGCCTTTGTTTGGTTGAAAAGACAAGATATAAAGGAAGCAAAGGATATTTATGAAGCATGGCATTTTTTGAAATTTTTATGCCAAGAATTGGATAATGAATGGGCTAGGAATTTTGGTCGGAAAATAGGTGATTTAACAAACTATGACCTTCAAGAAATTAAAAAAGAGATTTTATTTTGTTTGAGGAAACCTTCTTCATTGGAAAGAATTATGGGTAGTCTTAAGAAAAATTATTCATTCTTAAGAAAGAAATTTGATCTTTCCTTAGATGCTGATTTTGATGATGTAAGAGGTATGACAAGAATCGCTGAAAAAATGTTGCTTTTAGAAAGACTGTTAAAGAAAGAAGAATATTTATTTGGGACAGCTCCAATTGATTATAAACCACCAAGATAA
- a CDS encoding CaiB/BaiF CoA-transferase family protein: protein MGALTGLKILDFSTLLPGPYATLMLADLGAEVLKISSPTRGDIVADYPPFIKGSNLSANQAWLGRNKKNMFLNLKSEEGKNIIKKLILEYDILLEQFRPGVMKKLGLDYETLRKINPKLIYCSLTGYGQSGPMKNNAGHDINYLARSGNMSYSGRKSTGPVLTNMQIADMGVGSLHSVVGILAAVNYRNNTGEGQYIDVSMLDGLIPFHAMEGASFLATGIESKREETRLNGGDIYDFYKTKDDRYLSVGALEPKFWRNFCKCIELPQLIEKEITLENILEIKEIIKNTLKGKTLSEWMDVFKGKDVCVEPVLNMKEALMEDDQIKAREMVVEVNISNDNDLKIKQMGSPIKLSKCPVKYSKSGYPLGYHTKEVLVKLGYNEDEIKKLLKDEII, encoded by the coding sequence ATGGGTGCTTTAACTGGATTAAAAATACTAGATTTTTCAACATTGCTACCAGGACCCTATGCAACTTTAATGTTGGCAGATTTAGGTGCTGAAGTTTTAAAAATAAGTTCTCCCACTAGAGGTGATATAGTAGCTGACTATCCTCCATTTATTAAAGGAAGTAACTTATCTGCAAACCAAGCTTGGCTAGGAAGAAATAAAAAAAATATGTTTTTAAATTTAAAATCAGAAGAGGGGAAAAATATAATTAAAAAATTAATTTTAGAATATGATATTTTATTGGAACAGTTTAGACCTGGAGTTATGAAAAAATTAGGTCTTGATTATGAAACTTTAAGGAAAATTAATCCAAAATTAATTTATTGTTCTCTCACAGGTTATGGTCAAAGTGGTCCTATGAAAAATAATGCAGGTCATGATATTAATTATCTTGCTAGAAGTGGAAACATGTCTTATTCTGGTAGAAAATCAACTGGCCCTGTTTTAACTAATATGCAAATAGCTGATATGGGAGTTGGATCTCTTCATTCTGTTGTTGGAATTCTTGCTGCTGTAAATTATAGGAATAACACAGGGGAAGGGCAATACATTGATGTTTCAATGTTAGATGGCTTAATTCCATTTCACGCAATGGAAGGGGCAAGTTTTTTAGCCACAGGAATAGAATCTAAAAGGGAAGAAACTAGATTAAATGGTGGAGATATTTATGATTTTTATAAAACTAAAGATGATAGATATTTAAGTGTTGGAGCTTTGGAACCTAAATTTTGGAGGAATTTTTGTAAATGCATAGAGCTTCCTCAATTAATTGAAAAGGAAATTACATTAGAAAATATTCTAGAAATAAAAGAAATTATAAAAAATACATTAAAGGGAAAAACTCTCAGTGAGTGGATGGATGTATTTAAAGGAAAAGATGTGTGTGTTGAACCTGTTTTAAATATGAAAGAAGCTTTAATGGAAGATGATCAAATTAAAGCTAGGGAAATGGTTGTGGAAGTAAACATTTCAAATGATAATGATTTAAAAATAAAACAAATGGGCTCTCCTATAAAATTATCAAAATGTCCTGTTAAATATTCTAAAAGTGGTTATCCACTTGGTTATCACACTAAGGAAGTTTTAGTAAAACTTGGATATAATGAAGATGAAATTAAAAAGTTATTAAAAGATGAGATTATATAA
- the iadA gene encoding beta-aspartyl-peptidase, whose translation MFILIKNIDIYSPDYIGERDVLICNDKIIEIGEDISYNLKNLKTINGKGKKLIPGIMDQHIHVTGGGGEGSFKTRVPEVNLSDLVKGGITTVVGLLGTDCLTRSMENLVAKTKALKEEGINAYCLTGGYEFPSPNLTGNVKKDIMFIEEVIGIKIALSDHRSSLINNHELGRLVTEARVGGMLSGKAGYVTLHMGDGVRSIQPIFEILENSDIPINHFRPTHVGRKKELFYDCIKFNKLGGYIDITADDNGNIMKLPDLFNVLKENNSDFSKITLTSDGNGSWSNYDASGKMIEIGASKCDAVLNKIIELVKNNIFPLETSIKFGTSNVATAIGISKNRGYIKEEYFADVLILDENLDLDFVISNGKIMMENKKIVVKGTYEK comes from the coding sequence ATGTTCATACTTATAAAAAATATAGACATCTATTCTCCTGATTATATAGGGGAAAGGGATGTATTAATATGTAATGATAAAATTATAGAGATAGGTGAAGATATTTCCTATAATTTAAAAAACTTAAAAACAATTAATGGAAAAGGAAAGAAGCTAATTCCAGGGATAATGGATCAACACATTCATGTTACTGGTGGAGGGGGAGAAGGAAGTTTTAAAACTAGAGTTCCTGAGGTTAATCTTTCTGACTTAGTTAAAGGGGGAATAACAACTGTAGTAGGACTACTTGGAACAGATTGTCTTACTAGAAGTATGGAGAATTTAGTTGCAAAAACAAAGGCTCTAAAGGAAGAGGGAATAAATGCCTATTGTCTAACAGGGGGATATGAATTTCCTTCACCTAATTTAACAGGAAATGTAAAAAAAGATATTATGTTTATAGAGGAAGTAATAGGGATTAAAATAGCCCTTTCTGATCATAGATCATCATTAATTAACAATCATGAATTAGGAAGACTTGTTACTGAAGCAAGGGTTGGAGGAATGCTTTCTGGAAAAGCAGGATATGTTACTTTACATATGGGAGATGGAGTAAGATCCATACAGCCTATATTTGAAATTCTAGAAAATTCAGATATTCCAATTAATCATTTTAGGCCTACACATGTTGGAAGAAAAAAGGAATTATTCTATGATTGTATAAAATTCAATAAATTAGGAGGGTATATAGATATTACTGCTGATGATAATGGGAATATAATGAAACTACCTGATCTTTTCAATGTATTAAAGGAAAATAACAGTGATTTTTCAAAGATAACTTTAACTTCTGATGGAAATGGAAGCTGGTCAAACTATGATGCCTCTGGGAAAATGATAGAAATAGGAGCATCTAAATGTGACGCTGTTTTAAATAAAATTATAGAATTAGTAAAAAATAATATTTTCCCTTTGGAAACTTCCATAAAATTTGGAACATCCAATGTTGCCACAGCCATTGGTATTTCAAAGAACAGAGGTTATATTAAAGAGGAATATTTTGCAGATGTACTTATATTAGATGAAAATCTAGATTTGGATTTTGTTATAAGCAATGGTAAAATAATGATGGAAAATAAAAAAATAGTTGTTAAGGGCACTTACGAAAAATAA